In Motacilla alba alba isolate MOTALB_02 chromosome 21, Motacilla_alba_V1.0_pri, whole genome shotgun sequence, the following are encoded in one genomic region:
- the MASP2 gene encoding mannan-binding lectin serine protease 2 isoform X2, with amino-acid sequence MRLLILLAVLYSGVRSSIVPQKMYGRITSPNFPKVYPNHKEKIWNITVPKGYFVRIYFTHFNLELSYLCEYDYVKLSSGGNTLAILCGRDSTDTEEAPGNRTYISADNHLMVVFRSDYSNEKPFTGFEAFYAAEDIDECKQPLDTKPLCSHHCHNYMGGYYCSCRVGYILHENKRTCTAEDI; translated from the exons ATGAG GCTGCTTAttttgctggctgtgctctATAGTGGAGTAAGGAGCAGCATTGTGCCACAAAAAATGTATGGAAGGATCACATCCCCAAACTTCCCAAAGGTCTATCCAAATCACAAGGAGAAAATATGGAATATCACTGTCCCCAAAGGATATTTTGTTCGCATTTACTTCACCCATTTTAACCTGGAGTTGTCCTACCTGTGTGAATATGATTATGTGAAG ctgagctctggtGGGAACACCTTGGCTATCCTGTGTGGAAGGGACAGTACAGACACTGAGGAGGCTCCGGGTAACAGGACGTACATCTCTGCTGACAACCACCTCATGGTAGTGTTTCGGTCTGATTACTCCAATGAGAAACCATTCACAGGCTTTGAGGCCTTTTATGCTGCTGAAG ATATCGATGAGTGCAAACAGCCATTGGATACTAAACCCCTCTGCAGTCATCACTGTCACAACTACATGGGGGGCTACTATTGCAGCTGCAGGGTTGGCTACATACTGCATGAAAACAAGAGGACATGCACAG cagaagaTATTTAA
- the LOC119710623 gene encoding TAR DNA-binding protein 43 — protein sequence MSEYIRVTEDENDEPIEIPSEDDGTVLLSTVTAQFPGACGLRYRNPVSQCMRGVRLVEGILHAPEAGWGNLVYVVNYPKDNKRKMDETDASSAVKVKRAVQKTSDLIVLGLPWKTTEQDLKEYFSTFGEVLMVQVKKDIKTGHSKGFGFVRFTDYETQVKVMSQRHMIDGRWCDCKLPNSKQSPDEPLRSRKVFVGRCTEDMTADELRQFFAQYGEVVDVFIPKPFRAFAFVTFADDQVAQSLCGEDLIIKGISVHISNAEPKHNSSRQLERGGRFGGNPGGFGNQGGFGNSRGGGGGLGNNQGSNMGGGMNFGAFSINPAMMAAAQAALQSSWGMMGMLASQQNQSGPSGNNQPQGNMQREQNQGFSSGNNSYGGSNSGAAIGWGSASNAGSSSGFNGGFGSSMDSKSSGWGM from the exons ATGTCGGAGTATATCCGGGTGACGGAGGACGAGAACGATGAGCCCATCGAAATCCCGTCGGAGGACGACGGCACGGTGCTGTTGTCCACGGTGACGGCGCAGTTCCCCGGTGCGTGCGGGCTGCGCTACAGAAACCCGGTGTCGCAGTGCATGCGAGGAGTCCGGCTGGTCGAGGGCATCCTGCACGCCCCCGAAGCCGGCTGGGGAAACCTCGTCTACGTCGTGAATTATCCCAAAG AtaataagagaaaaatggaTGAAACCGATGCGTCATCAGCTGTGAAAGTGAAACGAGCAGTGCAGAAGACTTCAGATTTAATAGTCTTGGGTCTTCCCTGGAAAACCACTGAACAAGACTTAAAGGAATATTTCAGTACCTTTGGAGAAGTTCTGATGGTACAG GTTAAGAAGGATATTAAAACAGGCCACTCgaaaggttttgggtttgttcgGTTCACGGATTACGAAACCCAAGTGAAAGTAATGTCTCAGCGTCACATGATTGATGGAAGATGGTGTGACTGTAAACTTCCCAACTCTAAG CAAAGTCCTGATGAGCCTTTGCGCAGCAGGAAGGTGTTTGTTGGACGCTGCACTGAGGACATGACGGCAGATGAACTCCGACAGTTCTTTGCCCAGTATGGGGAAGTGGTAGATGTCTTCATTCCTAAACCCTTCCgagcttttgcttttgttacaTTTGCAGATGATCAG GTTGCCCAGTCTCTGTGTGGAGAGGACTTGATCATTAAAGGAATCAGCGTACATATATCCAATGCTGAACCTAAGCACAATAGCAGTAGACAGTTAGAGAGAGGTGGAAGATTTGGTGGTAACCCGGGAGGCTTTGGGAATCAGGGGGGGTTTGGTAACAGTAGAGGAGGTGGGGGAGGACTGGGCAACAACCAGGGCAGCAACATGGGCGGGGGTATGAACTTCGGGGCCTTTAGCATCAACCCTGCCATGATGGCAGCAGCGcaggctgccctgcagagcagctgggggatGATGGGCATGCTGGCCAGCCAACAGAACCAGTCAGGGCCCTCAGGAAACAACCAGCCTCAGGGCAATATGCAGCGGGAGCAGAACCAGGGGTTTAGTTCAGGCAACAACTCATACGGTGGGTCCAACTCGGGGGCAGCGATaggctggggctcagcctcGAACGCAGGCTCCAGCAGCGGGTTTAACGGAGGCTTTGGTTCAAGCATGGATTCCAAGTCGTCAGGCTGGGGAATGTAG
- the LOC119710718 gene encoding protein NDRG2-like — translation MADGGGQPQIAQPGRLTEAIKYFLQGMGYMAASAMTRLSRSRTGSVAAGEAERGRSRTLSRGSTGAGAPPPPASP, via the exons ATGGCCGACGGGGGCGGGCAGCCGCAGATCGCCCAG CCCGGCCGGCTGACCGAGGCCATCAAGTACTTCCTGCAGGGCATGGGCTACA TGGCCGCCTCCGCCATGACGCGCCTGTCGCGCTCCCGCACGGGCTCGGTGGCCGCGGGCGAGGCCGAGCGCGGGCGCAGCCGCACCCTGAGCCGCGGCAGCACCGGGGCGGGggcccccccgccccccgccaGCCCCTGA
- the MASP2 gene encoding mannan-binding lectin serine protease 2 isoform X3, whose translation MRLLILLAVLYSGVRSSIVPQKMYGRITSPNFPKVYPNHKEKIWNITVPKGYFVRIYFTHFNLELSYLCEYDYVKLSSGGNTLAILCGRDSTDTEEAPGNRTYISADNHLMVVFRSDYSNEKPFTGFEAFYAAEDIDECKQPLDTKPLCSHHCHNYMGGYYCSCRVGYILHENKRTCTEDI comes from the exons ATGAG GCTGCTTAttttgctggctgtgctctATAGTGGAGTAAGGAGCAGCATTGTGCCACAAAAAATGTATGGAAGGATCACATCCCCAAACTTCCCAAAGGTCTATCCAAATCACAAGGAGAAAATATGGAATATCACTGTCCCCAAAGGATATTTTGTTCGCATTTACTTCACCCATTTTAACCTGGAGTTGTCCTACCTGTGTGAATATGATTATGTGAAG ctgagctctggtGGGAACACCTTGGCTATCCTGTGTGGAAGGGACAGTACAGACACTGAGGAGGCTCCGGGTAACAGGACGTACATCTCTGCTGACAACCACCTCATGGTAGTGTTTCGGTCTGATTACTCCAATGAGAAACCATTCACAGGCTTTGAGGCCTTTTATGCTGCTGAAG ATATCGATGAGTGCAAACAGCCATTGGATACTAAACCCCTCTGCAGTCATCACTGTCACAACTACATGGGGGGCTACTATTGCAGCTGCAGGGTTGGCTACATACTGCATGAAAACAAGAGGACATGCACAG aagaTATTTAA
- the MASP2 gene encoding mannan-binding lectin serine protease 2 isoform X1 encodes MRLLILLAVLYSGVRSSIVPQKMYGRITSPNFPKVYPNHKEKIWNITVPKGYFVRIYFTHFNLELSYLCEYDYVKLSSGGNTLAILCGRDSTDTEEAPGNRTYISADNHLMVVFRSDYSNEKPFTGFEAFYAAEDIDECKQPLDTKPLCSHHCHNYMGGYYCSCRVGYILHENKRTCTVFPVCLVQLGVGSQC; translated from the exons ATGAG GCTGCTTAttttgctggctgtgctctATAGTGGAGTAAGGAGCAGCATTGTGCCACAAAAAATGTATGGAAGGATCACATCCCCAAACTTCCCAAAGGTCTATCCAAATCACAAGGAGAAAATATGGAATATCACTGTCCCCAAAGGATATTTTGTTCGCATTTACTTCACCCATTTTAACCTGGAGTTGTCCTACCTGTGTGAATATGATTATGTGAAG ctgagctctggtGGGAACACCTTGGCTATCCTGTGTGGAAGGGACAGTACAGACACTGAGGAGGCTCCGGGTAACAGGACGTACATCTCTGCTGACAACCACCTCATGGTAGTGTTTCGGTCTGATTACTCCAATGAGAAACCATTCACAGGCTTTGAGGCCTTTTATGCTGCTGAAG ATATCGATGAGTGCAAACAGCCATTGGATACTAAACCCCTCTGCAGTCATCACTGTCACAACTACATGGGGGGCTACTATTGCAGCTGCAGGGTTGGCTACATACTGCATGAAAACAAGAGGACATGCACAG tatTCCCTGTGTGCCTGGTGCAGCTAGGAGTAGGTTCACAGTGTTAG